In Aspergillus fumigatus Af293 chromosome 4, whole genome shotgun sequence, one genomic interval encodes:
- a CDS encoding putative MFS monosaccharide transporter: protein MMHRHFWKTVPGPRLLRLITVVSAVAISYEGMSQGVMGAVNVAPEYGHRMGFADEQGKVIKPSLQGGIAAMYYLGALFGAFWAGSFSDAYGRIKGIWLACAWCLVGAILQASAVNLAHMLCARVVAGVGVAFIIVIAPSWTAELAPAAHRGQMIAVTFLANFGGIALSSWIGFATSFTDYAGGAFRWRFCFACQVIPIFFLVIGTLLIPESPRWLVKVGRNDEAFEIITKLRGDGDRAHPNVQKEIREIVAVVQMEHESQSSSYLQMFLGIGSGDIHIGRRIQLAFWLQVLMQYGTGIAAVVIYSGNIYRTAGFDDFKSNWLSAVCMTCGILGTGIAALTLDRVGRRWTLYWGAVVLSVILFTLGGLNRGAVNNPDKAEQYGTGAAAMVFLYVVVFSSSWLMIPFIYPTEIFPTWLRAKGNAFGVAGWAVGYGAGSLLVPVMFAGIQEKTFYVFGAAMFAYIPIIYCFFPETAGRTLEQIDFLFASKSPFVWEEEKEFAKRMTRFHAEIQKMEIENGGYAGEKTGEEFVEV from the exons ATGATGCATCGACATTTCTGGAAGACGGTCCCTGGACCTAGGCTGCTCAGGTTGATCACTGTCGTCTCGGCTGTGGCCATTTCCTATGAGGGCATGAGTCAGGGGGTCATGGGCGCTGTTAATGTCGCCCCCGAATATGGA CATCGGATGGGCTTCGCCGATGAGCAGGGAAAAGTCATCAAGCCCTCTCTGCAAGGTGGCATCGCTGCCATGTATTACTTGGGCGCGCTCTTCGGAGCCTTCTGGGCCGGGAGCTTCTCGGACGCCTACGGGCGTATCAAGGGGATCTGGCTGGCGTGCGCCTGGTGCCTTGTCGGGGCCATCCTGCAGGCTAGCGCCGTGAATCTTGCTCACATGCTCTGTGCTCGGGTGGTCGCGGGGGTCGGAgtcgccttcatcatcgtgATTGCTCCCTCGTGGACCGCAGAGCTGGCTCCAGCCGCACATCGGGGCCAAATGATCGCCGTGACTTTCCTCGCCAACTTTGGAGGCATTGCGCTGTCGTCCTGGATTGGCTTCGCGACCTCCTTTACCGACTATGCGGGCGGCGCCTTTCGATGGCGCTTCTGCTTTGCCTGCCAAGTGATTCCgattttcttcctcgtcatcggcaCCCTGCTCATTCCGGAATCGCCTCGGTGGCTCGTCAAGGTCGGACGCAACGACGAGGCGTTCgagatcatcaccaagcTCCGGGGAGATGGCGACCGCGCCCACCCGAATGTGCAGAAAGAAATCCGCGAGATCGTCGCCGTCGTGCAAATGGAACACGAGTCGCAGAGCTCCAGCTATCTCCAAATGTTTTTGGGCATCGGATCCGGGGACATTCACATTGGCCGTCGGATCCAGCTGGCCTTCTGGCTGCAGGTTCTGATGCAGTACGGCACGGGGATTGCGGCGGTTGTCATCTACTCGGGGAACATCTATCGCACGGCCGGCTTCGACGATTTCAAGTCCAACTGGCTGTCGGCCGTGTGCATGACCTGTGGGATTCTGGGAACGGGCATTGccgccttgaccttggaCCGAGTGGGTCGCCGATGGACCCTCTACTGGGGAGCGGTTGTTCTGAGTGTTATCCTCTTTACCCT CGGTGGTCTCAACCGGGGAGCCGTCAACAACCCCGACAAGGCCGAACAGTACGGAACCGGAGCCGCCGCCATGGTGTTCCTCTAcgtcgtcgtcttcagctcctcctggttgatgatccCTTTCATTTATCCCACGGAGATCTTCCCGACCTGGCTGCGTGCCAAGGGTAACGCCTTTGGTGTTGCGGGCTGGGCCGTCGGGTACGGCGCCGGGTCACTGCTGGTCCCGGTCATGTTTGCCGGGATCCAGGAGAAA ACGTTCTACGTCTTTGGTGCCGCCATGTTCGCCTACATCCCCATCATCTACTGTTTCTTCCCCGAGACGGCCGGCCGCACACTCGAGCAGATCGACTTCCTGTTCGCCAGCAAGAGCCCCTTTGTgtgggaggaggagaaggagtttGCCAAGCGCATGACTCGGTTCCATGCCGAAATCCAAAAGATGGAGATCGAGAACGGTGGATATGCGGGCGAGAAGACAGGTGAGGAGTTTGTCGAGGTCTGA
- a CDS encoding UPF0075 family protein, giving the protein MVTSIEFAEPNGSAHVNSSRCCVADGTLDITVMGMNSGTAMDGIDCALVRYRQDSPEAPLHMEILKYDEIPIPQHIKKPVLTMLRETKTTPSLMSQLNVQLGNMFGETVKLFCEKHNVPINSIDLIGSHGQTIWLLSMPEEGEIRSALCLGEGTVISGLTGITTVTDFRMAEQAVGRQGAPLVALIDGLLLHHPTEWRICQNIGGIANLCVIPPDSEGGVDAMVDWDCGPGNMFIDAAMRYFTNGEMEYDRDGEWGAQGTVNQAVVDNFLNNNKYCNQLPPKTTGRETFGDNEAQEIIDECLALGMSKYDTVATITRITAQNIIKQYRTFFPKFNVDINKIAAVYMCGGGAHNPNIINYLQEQLPSVAILKLDETGVPSDAKEAVSFAQQALEAILGRAALVPINSDTLTPNTISGKIAPGLRWREVMAMAVEFGKGRTRLPTVKEMVVDRPYTYGKP; this is encoded by the exons ATGGTGACCTCAATTGAATTTGCTGAACCCAACGGCTCTGCTCACGTCAACAGTTCTCGCTGTTGTGTCGCTGATGGTACTCTGGACATCACAGTCATGGGAATGAACAGCGGTACGGCCATGGACGGCATTGATTGTGCCCTTGTTCGCTATCGTCAGGATTCTCCTGAAGCGCCTTTGCATATGGAGATCCTCAAG TACGACGAGATCCCTATCCCTCAGCACATCAAGAAACCCGTTCTCACCATGCTCCGCGAAACAAAAACTACACCCTCCCTCATGTCCCAGCTGAATGTCCAGCTGGGCAACATGTTCGGCGAGACGGTCAAGCTCTTCTGTGAGAAGCACAATGTCCCCATTAACAGCATCGATCTCATCGGCTCCCATGGTCAAACTATCTGGCTTCTCTCTATGCCCGAGGAGGGCGAGATCCGCTCCGCCCTCTGCCTTGGCGAGGGAACTGTCATCAGTGGCCTGACCGGCATCACTACAGTCACCGACTTCCGCATGGCTGAGCAAGCCGTCGGCCGCCAGGGCGCACCTCTTGTCGCTTTGATCGATggtctcctccttcaccacCCCACCGAATGGCGCATCTGCCAGAATATTGGCGGGATCGCTAACCTCTGCGTCATCCCACCCGACAGCGAGGGTGGCGTCGACGCCATGGTCGACTGGGACTGCGGCCCAGGCAACATGTTCATCGACGCCGCGATGCGCTACTTCACCAACGGTGAGATGGAGTATGATCGCGATGGCGAGTGGGGAGCGCAGGGGACTGTCAACCAGGCCGTCGTTGACAACTtcctcaacaacaacaagtACTGTAATCAACTGCCTCCCAAGACGACCGGTCGTGAGACCTTTGGCGACAACGAGGCCCAGGAGATCATCGATGAGTGCTTAGCGCTGGGCATGAGCAAGTACGACACTGTCGCCACCATCACGCGTATCACCGCCCAGAACATCATCAAGCAGTACCGCACTTTCTTCCCCAAGTTCAACGTCGACATCAACAAGATCGCCGCCGTCTACATGTGCGGCGGTGGTGCCCACAACCCCAACATCATCAACTACCTCCAGGAGCAGCTGCCCAGCGTGGCGATCCTCAAGCTCGATGAGACGGGTGTTCCGTCCGATGCCAAGGAGGCCGTCTCGTTCGCGCAGCAGGCTCTCGAGGCGATTCTCGGCCGTGCCGCTCTGGTGCCCATTAACAGTGACACGTTGACGCCCAACACGATCTCGGGCAAGATTGCGCCAGGATTGCGATGGAGAGAGGTTATGGCGATGGCAGTGGAATTCGGAAAGGGTCGAACTCGACTGCCAACGGTCAAGGAGATGGTCGTGGACCGGCCCTATACCTACGGGAAGCCATAG
- a CDS encoding DUF3176 domain-containing protein, producing MAGVGSNLKAHQYEPSQTSEVGSETRSATTIEYRRHPIYYPSEWLLESISSLMALGLLLGIAIIFWYMDNKPLSAWRGPISLNATISILTTACTAMLMHGVSTFIGQSKWLHFKNRPRKLADLETFDGASRGVWGSILLLTTIKWNLATIGAFITILRLAFSPFTQQVVLIEQHEIISPSDTAAFGYAHNYSRNVLEWLGKRWQNVPQDPGMQSAIMQALYGVNTTEPFMCPGVCRWTGSYISLGFKATCKNVTQDTLQTATCESDEISLQRCNMTTPGGVGLATRALFTELATEYYMNASSLLPVSSSREFLDAFPEITRFGIYRSTPDFGFKQQNVNITECSLFLTAYEYMGAKANGSHFSFASRQEVDFGVKNPWAFRREESLMDMKLMHLYTNESTSGDTHIPSLEISYASLAAVENFFLSSSIVTEWVVGNFINADFGVAAALSGDVDLSNRFDRMATAMTDYLRYGPNTQSAQGEIYQTEPFVFIRWGYFVVPIITEGLAILFAISTIYNNRRSRRVPLWKSSTLAVLACQHEAGLGLLQTSSKDINEIQHEANKAEARL from the exons ATGGCCGGAGTTGGTAGTAACCTGAAAGCTCACCAATATGAGCCTTCTCAAACATCCGAAGTCGGCTCAGAGACAAGGAGTGCAACAACCATTGAGTATAGGCGCCATCCCATCTACTATCCCAGCGAGTGGCTACTGGAATCCATCAGTTCACTCATGGCCCTAGGTCTCCTCCTTGGAATTGCTATTATCTTCTGGTATATGGACAACAAGCCTCTCTCTGCCTGGCGCGGTCCCATCTCTCTGAACGCGACTATTTCTATCCTGACAACTGCCTGCACTGCCATGCTGATGCACGGAGTTAGCACATTCATTGGACAGTCTAAATGGCTTCATTTCAAGAACAGGCCTCGCAAGCTCGCTGACTTGGAAACATTTGACGGAGCAAGTCGCGGTGTGTGGGGGTCTATCCTACTGCTGACCACTATCAAGTGGAATCTTGCCACCATCGGCGCATTCATCACAATCTTGCGACTTGCTTTCTCACCCTTCACACAACAGGTGGTTCTGATTGAGCAGCATGAGATCATCTCCCCTTCTGACACCGCCGCCTTCGGTTATGCCCACAATTACAGCCGGAATGTACTAGAGTGGCTTGGCAAACGCTGGC AGAATGTCCCGCAGGATCCTGGTATGCAGTCCGCAATTATGCAGGCTCTGTATGGTGTCAACACAACAGAACCTTTCATGTGCCCCGGGGTCTGTCGCTGGACCGGGTCATACATATCACTTGGGTTCAAGGCTACGTGCAAAAACGTCACCCAGGACACATTGCAAACTGCCACCTGCGAAAGTGATGAAATTTCCCTGCAGCGATGCAACATGACCACACCAGGAGGAGTCGGCCTTGCCACTCGCGCGTTGTTTACTGAATTGGCAACAGAATACTATATGAACGCGTCGTCGCTGCTGCCGGTTTCATCATCACGTGAATTTCTGGATGCATTTCCCGAAATAACACGATTTGGAATCTATAGATCGACTCCAGACTTTGGTTTTAAACAACAGAATGTCAATATTACAGAgtgctctctctttctcacGGCCTACGAATACATGGGAGCCAAGGCTAATGGAAGCCATTTCTCCTTTGCGAGCAGGCAGGAGGTTGATTTTGGCGTGAAGAATCCCTGGGCGTTCAGGAGGGAAGAAAGCCTAATGGACATGAAACTCATGCATCTGTACACGAACGAGTCGACGAGTGGCGATACCcatattccttctcttgaAATCAGCTATGCCAGTCTCGCCGCCGTGGAAAATTTCTTTCTGTCCTCATCAATAGTGACCGAGTGGGTTGTAGGGAACTTTATCAACGCCGACTTCGGTGTCGCCGCTGCTCTATCGGGCGACGTGGACCTTAGCAACCGGTTTGACAGAATGGCGACTGCCATGACGGATTATCTGCGGTATGGTCCGAATACCCAGTCTGCACAGGGAGAGATATATCAGACCGAGCCATTTGTATTCATCCGCTGGGGCTACTTCGTTGTTCCGATTATTACTGAGGGGCTTGCGATTTTGTTCGCCATCTCGACTATTTACAACAATCGCCGGAGCCGTCGCGTTCCCCTGTGGAAGTCTTCAACCCTCGCTGTATTGGCCTGTCAGCATGAGGCGGGCCTTGGACTTCTacagaccagcagcaaggataTTAACGAGATCCAACATGAAGCAAATAAGGCTGAGGCACGGCTGTAA
- the gprK gene encoding regulator of G-protein signaling domain-containing protein, which translates to MGSELGVTPDSKPEPVYSPVSIWWATWAGVWTVLVASGIAYLIARRDTPILRIRGLSLSLSAIILLHLYYTPVQFGTMIGPIMPGDAQFWIMGTFLPCGIALFHASNSRFLYVAKLQEKYVYNDLRHNFPPIQRRSGLLGRFKRLDYNTRVLVLVGIGMIAQIMLTVIMWLISRKWHPTWGIPGTEVTGPKMAQLSAMGRGWEWWPSIFWQLFWAWIFAPIVLWKSRNIRDTHGWRVQTIGCAIANLPGAPLWLISLYAPAFDKVNQVWLPPQWICLSILVMEVFTVFLPCWEVMRHQVLQKETLDAIAQWEEKNKKNSSASKSLAETATLVESIMTGGKSTNGSVQTNHSRDSILTMGALEYALERDPAPLQRFSALSDFSGENIAFLTSVAEWKQSFPKAIRENTAPRDSNTEDLIRERFNRALRIYAEFISVTHAEFPINISSQDLKKLQDVFERPARILYGDEREVDPATPFDSFKPPASPTDSNSSQKELQSSVGAIHDRVQYWGDVPESFGPNVFDDAQESIKYLVLTNTWPKFVKNRTASIGSGKTMHGTNV; encoded by the exons ATGGGGTCGGAACTGGGAGTCACGCCCGACTCGAAGCCAGAGCCTGTATACAGTCCGGTCAGCATCTGGTGGGCTACCTGGGCCGGCGTTTGGACAGTCCTCGTCGCCAGTGGCATCGCCTATCTCATCGCTCGTCGGGACACTCCTATTCTGCGCATCCGTGGCCTCAGCCTGTCGCTCTCTGCTatcattctccttcatctgtACTACACCCCAGTCCAGTTCGGCACCATGATCGGCCCCATCATGCCGGGCGATGCTCAGTTTTGGATCATGGGCACTTTTCTACCCTGCGGAATCGCTCTCTTTCACGCGTCCAACAGTCGCTTCCTTTACGTCGCCAAACTCCAGGAGAAATACGTTTACAACGATCTTCGGCACAATTTCCCGCCCATCCAAAGGAGAAGCGGGCTGCTGGGCCGCTTCAAGCGTCTCGATTACAATACCAGGGTCCTGGTTCTCGTTGGAATCGGGATGATTGCCCAGATCATGCTGACCGTTATCATGTGGTTGATTTCGCGCAAGTGGCATCCCACTTGGGGAATTCCAGGCACCGAGGTGACCGGGCCCAAGATGGCTCAGTTGTCGGCGATGGGTCGTGGCTGGGAGTG GTGGCCGAGTATCTTTTGGCAACTGTTTTGGGCCTGGATCTTTGCCCCTATTGTTCTCTGGAAATCACGCAATATCCGCGATACCCATGGCTGGCGAGTTCAGACCATCGGCTGTGCGATAGCCAA TCTGCCAGGCGCTCCCCTGTGGCTCATTTCCCTCTACGCTCCCGCATTTGACAAAGTAAACCAAGTCTGGCTGCCCCCGCAGTG GATTTGTCTTTCGATCCTGGTCATGGAAGTCTTCACCGTTTTCCTTCCCTGCTGGGAGGTGATGCGCCACCAGGTGCTCCAGAAGGAAACGCTCGACGCCATCGCGCagtgggaggagaagaataagAAGAACAGCTCGGCCAGCAAATCCCTCGCCGAGACGGCCACGCTGGTCGAATCCATCATGACCGGCGGCAAGTCGACCAACGGCTCCGTCCAGACCAATCACTCGCGCGACAGTATCCTGACCATGGGCGCTCTCGAGTATGCCCTTGAGCGAGACCCGGCTCCTCTCCAGCGCTTTTCAGCTCTCAGCGACTTTTCCGGCGAGAACATCGCCTTTTTGACCAGCGTTGCCGAATGGAAACAGTCCTTCCCGAAGGCGATCCGGGAGAACACGGCCCCTCGGGACAGCAACACCGAGGACTTGATCCGCGAGCGGTTCAATCGCGCCTTGCGCATCTACGCCGAGTTCATCAGCGTCACGCACGCCGAGTTCCCGATCAACATCTCGTCACAGGATCTCAAAAAACTGCAGGACGTCTTCGAGCGGCCTGCTCGGATCCTGTACGGCGACGAGCGCGAGGTCGATCCCGCCACCCCCTTTGACTCCTTCAAGCCCCCGGCGTCGCCGACCGATTCCAACAGCTCCCAAAAGGAGCTGCAGAGCTCCGTGGGTGCCATCCATGACCGTGTGCAATACTGGGGGGACGTTCCCGAGTCGTTCGGGCCgaatgtctttgatgatgcgCAAGAGAGCATCAAGTATCTTGTTCTCACCAATACGTGGCCCAAGTTCGTCAAGAACCGGACGGCGTCGATAGGCTCGGGCAAGACGATGCATGGGACTAATGTTTAA
- a CDS encoding damage-control phosphatase ARMT1 family protein codes for MPSATMNAEEVRAVWTSDKGSMAQQTAETRWAKIIQGVIDDIGETAGAQDVGCQKRAESIAIQIALKDIKTGIEQNKPLTPLPDDGKLDIQEWNKQLAAIGECSWTNCPWLFGECYMYRSIQRMLNSSKHWQNYDVFKRQKDSTFVKSRAAVEELASRYMQIVADTRLAQDESKEAAQKLLFIEMTEIALWGNATDLSLLANLTLEDLQNLQGREAIQKSQRNIVDNDTDDVWAYLQRTAGQTRRQIDIILDNAGFEFFTDVLYAAYLLEAGIATSIRLHTKEFPWFVSDVIPSDVASLFEHLESSECFPVRKHLDQLVPRLRKLFQSAAITTTSDPFWTTPFSFHEMPTKAPALFKELQNSYLVIFKGDLNYRKLTRDGLWPHTTTFETALGPLGKESGVKILALRTNKSDVCVGIPTQSKVDALNEEAPDGAWIRNGKYAIVSFSEGQ; via the exons ATGCCTTCCGCCACCATGAACGCTGAAGAAGTCCGTGCAGTCTGGACATCAGACAAAGGGTCGATGGCCCAACAGACGGCTGAGACGCGATGGGCCAAAATCATTCAGGGCGTCATCGATGACATTGGCGAAACAGCCGGCGCGCAGGATGTGGGCTGCCAGAAGAGGGCGGAGAGCATTGCGATTCAGATTGCcctcaaggacatcaagacAGGAATCGAACAGAATAAGCCCCTCAC ACCCCTGCCAGATGACGGTAAGCTCGATATTCAAGAGTGGAACAAGCAGCTGGCTGCAATTGGCGAGTGCAGTTGGACCAACTGTCCTTGGCTCTTTGGCGAGTGCTACATGTACAG AAGCATCCAGAGAATGCTAAACTCTTCAAAACACTGGCAAAACTACGATGTTTTCAAGCGCCAAAAGGACTCGACCTTCGTCAAATCGAGAGCCGCAGTCGAGGAGCTCGCCAGTCGTTATATGCAGATCGTTGCCGATACGCGACTCGCCCAAGACGAGAGCAAGGAAGCGGCCCAGAAGTTGCTGTTTATCGAAATGACAGAGATCGCCCTGTGGGGAAACGCGACTGACCTGTCACTCCTCGCTAACCTGACGCTGGAGGACCTGCAAAACCTGCAGGGCCGCGAGGCGATCCAGAAAAGCCAGCGTAACATCGTCGATAACGACACCGACGATGTCTGGGCCTATCTTCAGCGCACGGCCGGTCAGACCAGACGCCAGAtcgacatcatcctcgacAATGCTGGCTTCGAGTTCTTCACCGATGTGCTCTATGCCGCCTATCTTTTGGAAGCCGGCATTGCGACCTCTATCAGACTGCACACCAAGGAGTTCCCGTGGTTCGTTAGCGACGTCATTCCCTCGGACGTCGCATCGCTGTTTGAGCATCTTGAATCCTCGGAATGCTTCCCAGTTCGCAAGCATCTCGACCAACTCGTCCCGAGACTGCGCAAACTCTTCCAGTCGGCCGCCATCACGACCACTAGCGATCCCTTCTGGACGACGCCGTTCTCATTCCACGAGATGCCAACCAAGGCACCCGCCCTCttcaaggagctgcagaaCAGCTACCTGGTCATCTTTAAAGGCGACCTCAACTACCGCAAACTGACCAGGGATGGGCTGTGGCCGCACACCACCACATTCGAGACGGCTCTGGGTCCCTTAGGCAAGGAGAGCGGCGTCAAAATCCTGGCCCTTCGCACGAACAAGTCCGACGTTTGCGTTGGCATCCCGACCCAGAGCAAGGTTGACGCATTAAACGAGGAGGCGCCTGATGGTGCCTGGATCCGGAATGGCAAGTATGCCATAGTATCGTTTAGTGAGGGTCAATGA
- a CDS encoding Zn(II)2Cys6 transcription factor: protein MGKLRSKDGCLTCRKRHVKCDQVRPVCSQCQKKNRPCLREDPPSRIRIKHYQPRTAREDSKDAPGNGPEQISHVLDQATADPVIANAASHEQIIRPPYAESCNDQYPTALVTSPYSTQTQTSTILPKLANESVPMPLVTSPGSIHAGTPLTHREAYLVHHFATHLGYWLDCTDASRQFTRKIPILVKQSPILLHAVLSYAARHVGDAELAEQAHERCVELLIPSLSSEKVADDDILLCAIVILRVFEQLNVMVTGSDQERHLAGCSALLRASQGREVDPSTPGLRQAAFWVYLRQCLYNACIHQQAPNVDLVNLVLLAPPQGGGDPLSDLRSETAWANTMTWICATVVHFCFGSSYPEPATRLLRWQQLSEAVESWLSNRPDTFNPIWYSEAVPGSGNPFPEIWFTADWHIMAFGFYHLACMLLAIYKPSPRFAVRGLHSTARESDIRVMMHARAICGACNSSPSTVPSLITLCHSTFIWGPLMTDPAEREGVIRLLRDMEATHAWPTTWIINALKEEWAMT, encoded by the exons ATGGGGAAGCTTCGCTCAAAAGATGGATG CCTAACTTGTCGCAAGAGGCATGTCAAAT GCGACCAAGTCCGGCCGGTCTGTTCGCAGTGCCAGAAAAAGAACCGGCCATGTCTTCGAGAAGATCCACCCAGTCGCATCAGGATCAAGCACTATCAACCACGAACGGCCAGGGAAGATTCCAAGGACGCTCCTGGCAATGGCCCGGAGCAGATATCCCATGTTTTGGACCAGGCAACTGCCGACCCAGTGATTGCTAATGCAGCCAGCCATGAACAAATTATCCGTCCCCCCTATGCTGAATCCTGTAATGACCAATATCCCACGGCCTTGGTGACATCGCCATACAGCACACAAACACAAACGTCGACTATCCTCCCCAAACTCGCCAACGAGTCTGTTCCCATGCCGCTGGTGACCTCGCCAGGGTCGATACATGCCGGGACGCCACTGACCCACAGGGAAGCTTACCTGGTGCATCACTTTGCAACGCACCTCGGATACTGGCTCGACTGCACTGACGCGTCCCGGCAGTTTACCCGGAAGATCCCCATCCTGGTCAAGCAATCGCCGATCCTGCTGCATGCGGTCCTTTCCTACGCGGCCCGGCACGTCGGGGATGCCGAATTGGCCGAACAGGCGCACGAGCGTTGTGTAGAGTTATTGATTCCCTCCCTGAGCTCAGAAAAGGTGGCCGACGACGATATTCTGCTATGTGCCATTGTCATCCTGCGGGTGTTTGAACAGCTGAACG TCATGGTAACGGGAAGCGACCAGGAGCGTCATTTAGCCGGCTGCTCGGCTCTGCTTCGAGCCTCTCAAGGACGGGAGGTGGATCCATCGACGCCAGGGTTGCGGCAGGCGGCTTTCTGGGTGTACCTGCGTCAGTGCCTGTACAATGCCTGTATCCACCAGCAGGCTCCTAACGTAGATTTGGTGAACTTGGTCCTCCTGGCCCCGCCCCAGGGCGGAGGCGACCCTCTGAGCGATCTGAGGTCGGAAACCGCCTGGGCCAACACCATGACTTGGATCTGTGCCACGGTCGTACACTTTTGCTTTGGATCGAGTTACCCTGAGCCCGCCACCAGATTACTCCGCTGGCAACAGCTCTCCGAGGCGGTTGAGAGTTGGTTGAGCAACCGACCGGATACATTCAACCCAATCTGGTACAGTGAAGCGGTCCCGGGGAGTGGAAACCCATTCCCAGAGATATGGTTCACGGCGGACTGGCATA TTATGGCATTTGGATTTTACCATCTCGCCTGTATGCTCTTGGCCATCTACAAGCCATCGCCGAGATTTGCAGTCAGGGGACTACATAGCACAGCTCGTGAGTCTGAT ATCCGAGTCATGATGCACGCTCGCGCTATTTGTGGGGCATGCAACAGCTCCCCTTCGACGGTGCCATCATTGATCACGCTCTGTCATTCCACCTTTATAT GGGGTCCCTTGATGACAGATCCAGCGGAAAGGGAAGGGGTCATTAGATTGCTGCGGGATATGGAAGCAACGCATGCATGGCCGACAACTTGGATAATCAATGCTCTAAAAGAAGAGTGGGCCATGACATGA
- the csnB gene encoding glycosyl hydrolase family 75 chitosanase csnB, which produces MRLSEILTVALVTGATAYNLPNNLKQIYDKHKGKCSKVLAKGFTNGDASQGKSFSYCGDIPGAIFISSSKGYTNMDIDCDGANNSAGKCANDPSGQGETAFKSDVKKFGISDLDANIHPYVVFGNEDHSPKFKPQSHGMQPLSVMAVVCNGQLHYGIWGDTNGGVSTGEASISLADLCFPNEHLDGNHGHDPNDVLFIGFTSKDAVPGATAKWKAKNAKEFEDSIKSIGDKLVAGLKA; this is translated from the exons ATGCGTCTCTCCGAAATTCTTACTGTTGCTTTGGTCACTGGGGCCACTGCTTATAATTTGCCCAACAACTTGAAACAGATCTACGACAAACACAAG GGAAAATGTTCCAAGGTACTGGCAAAAGGGTTCACCAATGGTGATGCTAGCCAAGGCAAGTCTTTCAGTTACTGCGGCGACATCCCGGGTGCCATtttcatctcctcctccaaggGGTACACCAATATGGACATTGACTGCGACGGCGCCAACAACTCCGCCGGCAAGTGCGCCAACGACCCGTCCGGCCAGGGCGAGACTGCCTTCAAGTCCGACGTGAAGAAGTTTGGCATCTCCGACCTGGACGCCAACATCCACCCCTATGTGGTGTTTGGAAACGAGGACCACTCTCCCAAGTTCAAGCCCCAGTCACATGGCATGCAGCCATTGAGTGTTATGGCTGTCGTGTGCAATGGCCAACTG CATTACGGAATCTGGGGTGACACCAACGGTGGCGTTTCTACCGGTGAAGCCTCCATTTCTTTGGCCGACCTTTGCTTCCCCAACGAGCATCTCGATGGCAACCATGGTCACGATCCCAATGATGTCCTCTTCATTGGCTTCACTAGCAAGGACGCCGTGCCTGGAGCGACTGCCAAGTGGAAGGCAAAGAATGCGAAAGAATTCGAGGACAGTATCAAGTCGATTGGTGACAAGCTGGTTGCTGGTTTGAAAGCATAG